Genomic segment of Dermacentor albipictus isolate Rhodes 1998 colony chromosome 5, USDA_Dalb.pri_finalv2, whole genome shotgun sequence:
GTGTCCATTAGCGTCACTGTATTGACGCTCACCGTGCTCAGCATCGATCGGTACGTGGCCATCGCAATGCCACTTCTCAACCACAAAGGTCGTCGACACACGAGACGAACAATCACCATCATGCTCACCGTCGCGGTGTGGATGATCGCCGTCCTCTTGGCCATACCGGGAGCCCACTTCTCGTTCGTGATGGAAGTCGAGGCCACGCCCGAGCTGCGTTACAGCGTGTGTTACCCATTCCCACCTGAGATGTGGCCCTGGTACCCGAAGCTGATGGTGCTCATGAAGTTCCTAGTCCAGTACGCTATCCCATTGATGATCATAGGCACCTTCTACTGCCTCATGGCCCGCCAGCTTATTCGCACGTCGCGCACCCACTTGACGCAGCCCGGCTGTGGTGGCGTGGCGCAGCTCAAGCAGATGAAGGCGCGCGTCAAGGTGGCTAAGATTGCCCTGGCTTTTGTCGTTCTCTTCGCTGTGTGCTTTTTCCCGAACCACGTGTTCATGATGTGGTACTATTTTGCGCCGGATGCACCGTCGCACTACAACAGCTTCTGGCACGTCTGGAAAATCATGGGCTACGTCATGACGTTTGTCAACTCGTGCCTGAACCCCATCGCCCTGTACCTGGTCAGCGGGGTGTTCCGCAACCATTTCAAGCACTACCTCTTCTGCAGCCGGCGCGCAGCGAGCGGCGTTCACTCGCGCAACAATTCCTATTCCTTTCGCACCATTCACAGCTCGAGCATGTCCAAGTGCACGGCTTCCACCAAGATTTGACAAATGACCTGCCTCCGGCGGAGGGCAAAGGTCAAATGCGATGGCCAAAGCGGGCTTCCCGCAAGCGATGAACCGGAGTTCCGGTCCGTATCTGAGGGAACCTTTTAGATCTGCCTGCATTCGCCAGCTTCGGACATTCCCAGGGCATTCGCCTAAGACGTTTGGTTTCCTAGTGATCACTCTTCGCCACTTGCTTTTGGGTTGCTAGCACGGAATGGAAGTTCCAGTAAAAGCACAAGCATGTGCGGCAGTATTCAGGCCACCGTTACCTGTATTTGGCACCACTAGTCCCATTGTAAAGGGGAGTGTGCGTCAGTTTAGTGGCTTTGAAGAATGTGCTTTGAGAGTTCTAAGTGGTGCGAAATATTCTTGTAGTGTTCTACTCAAGACTCGTCGAACAATGATCGGTGTCGAGAGGTGCCAAAGGCACCCACTTCACGTTTAAACGGTAGCTATAACTGCACGGTCCACGTTAGTTGGTATGTGTATCAGTGAATTGTTGTGTGCTGTTACCAGTGAGAGTGATCTTATGATTGCCAGTATCTGCTGGCTTTCCCCATTCGTCCATTCCTGAAGCAGCTTATGGGAACTTGTACGACATTCTCTTGTACATAGCCATAATCTCAAGCAGTCTTTGACTGAGTCTCATATTTAACGTGCGCACTTGGATGTAACGTGAGAACGATTGATGGTAACCATGGATCTCTAGTTATTTCAGGGATGTCATATGCTATCTTGAGCAAATCATGAAACGGAATCTTTATTTGTGGCTGATACGTTTTCTATTTGTGTCTACACGCTTGCTATTGTTCAAAATCGCACTGGGACCAATTTATGCAGCAGTGTATTTTTGATGCTATCTCGGCCGAAGAACACACTTTTTATTAACGGACAACAGGTTCTTATCGATACACTCATATGGTTCAACGaaacttcgtatagctgtcgtTGTCCATTGTAAAACCACTAAGACGAGCTGTGCAAGTGTATTTCTGTTACCAGTGATGTGTTGTTTTCTCAGAGAAAATTATAGAGCGAGTCTACTTAAGTTTAATTTTGAATTATGAGAGTATCTTCATATTCACCTTGACGATTGGGAAATTTCCATCCCATGTATTGCGCGCTGTGAAAGGATCAATTTTTTTAGAACAGACTTGAAACGAACTTCGCAACGAGTTTCACAACGCGGCAAGTGCTCTAGCAAGGCGCCTGCGCCAACATTAGCACGCACGCGCACGAACTCAATATACACGATAAACACCCACACGCCGCTACGCCTAGCTCTTGTTAGTGCAAGTTTTTGACATATGATTACGTCAAACAGAAAGAAAGCCAATTCCGCCTTCATGTAATGAAAGTGTTTGATAAAACACAAAATACTGATGCCCCTTTCATATATTTCGCTCAAGTTAACAGATCCCGTAGACAGCATTAGAGCGCAGAAATCGTTGGCGTTGTGCTATGAAGAACAATGCAAACTCGCATCAGCGCGACAATTACTTGCCCCGCAAATTCGAATTGCTTGATGTGTACATTTTGCGCACACTAAAGCCAATTTGCAACGCGAGCGTTCTGATCACTGGCGCGGAATATGCGAATGTTGTATTAAAGCGATAGCTTCCTTTGGTTCTCCTTCCACTTGGTGGTCTGAACGTTTCTGTCTGGCCGTTCtgatgtattatatatatatatatatatgtgtgtgtatgtatataatacATCATAATTCAGCTTGAATGGTCGGTTGCAACCCAGATTCCTTCAGCACAGAACCTCGATGCGTTAACCATTAGACCATGAACGCATTCCGAAAGAAAGGCGGATTAAAACACCGTTGCTGATTTCCCTCGTTGAAGTTATAGCTTTAAAACGCTTGGCGCCTTAGGCACCTCGAATAGCAACAATTTACTTATAAAAGTGGGCTCACACATCTTGTCGCTGACGATGAAGAAAGAAGCTAACGGGCGCGTTTCTCAGCAGACTGCCGCACGGCGGCACGTTTCTACGAGATCACGCACGTTACGTGTCATGATTCAGcgcgttctgctgctgaacaaAAGCTCCGATTTCTCTACGAGGTCCGCCATCGCGGCTGAGGGACGCGTTCGCCGCTGAAATCCGCAGCGCGTCTCTTGTCGCAGTCAGCTATTTTGCCTTGCTTTCTCACGAAAGACGTTGAAACGCGGGAAAACGAACGTCACGAACGCACCTACCAATGAGACAGAGACAAGTTTCATGGTCCCTGAAGGGGCGCTCAGTGGCGGTTTTACCTCAGTCGTCCGCTATGGGTCGTAACTGTGTAAATATGTAAAACTTTTAGATTTGTGCGTATATGTGCGTTATTGTGTAAAAGGATATGTGGTGCATGGGTACGATCGGTACCAAAAATTCAGTGTCACACATACATCAACCCAAGGTTGGCTCTGCCGGCATAAATGCAGAAAGGGACAGCGTGAACAGCCAAGAAACCTTTAAAAGCGCTTTGTATAGCAGTCTCATAGATGCACTTCATAGGGTAAGGAATGAGGGAAACGGGACAAATATTCATCGCAGACGTTCTAGAATACTCTGAGTGGTGTGATTATTCACGGTAAAGATGTTACCATAGCTAACGAGCTTCCTTGTGGCCGGCATCTCCTTAGCAGCGCGTGCAATATTGTGTGGCTCGGCGTAACACTGTGGCTACAAAATATAGGGAAGTTAGTAGAAGAATAACTCTGCACCCCTCTTAATCTTTGCCGAAGGCTTTGAAATTTAGACCATGTAGCCCCTTAATTTTGTGAGAGGTTTGCAGGACTTATGTGGCGCGTAAAACTTCAGGTCTCATTACTAGCGGTATTACAGTTATCATGGTGCTTTGCGCAATCAAATAGGACTTTCACAAGATGTTATTTGACTTGGTCGGATGAAGGTAACGTCAAAGAGACATGGTTTTCACACCCCTATATATCCGTCGTAACTACTATCTGGTAAGGGTGTTGTGTAAACAGCCTTGCTTAGGGCGTTCGGCAAACAATCCAGCAGGACGTCAGCTCTGAGATGAGACATTCACGCatttgagcgttttttttttgtattgaggATGTTTTAACAATACCTTTACCATGAATTCTAAATttctgcctttgttttttctGAACGCGTTCTAATTCGTGGTATCCCCCAAAAGATCTAATTCTTATGCTTGATAGCCGAGACATCATTGAGCTACAGCCCTTTTGTTCTTGCATTGCTGGAGTATTCAAGAACGTGTGGTCCAAGACGATCTGCTTGAATATCCTTTCACAGAGCCCGAAAATGTACAAGATGTTGTGCTGTTCGCCTGTATTAACTTTGTCGCGAGTCAGTTCCAGGTATTCACTAAGAGCGGTGGGCGATGGGTTGCCGCGTCAGTCATAACCTGTGATTTGTCCAGTGTGCTCCTTGGCGTCTCCCTATTGTGTGTAATTGTAGGAACGTGACTCCTGTATTAAAGACTGTAACCTTCCTGGCATTTTCTGCATGAAACTGTACATAGTTATTTATGTGAAAAATTTTGTGACAGTATTGTGTGACCATATATAACTCCTCATCGACGTTCATTAAAAAAGAAGCAGCACCTCATAAAAGATTATTCGGAGCCTCTTATTCGTGTGCATATGTGACTATGGTGCTTCAATGATAACAATGTATACGTATTCAAATACTGTTCATTTCAAACGCTGAGAAGCGCCTGTACATTTTATCGAGCATTGTTctcaaatgaaaataaaaattctACTCGTGCTGGCTTACCTTTTTTGCGCCTAATTTGCTTTTAAAACCACTTGTACATTCCACACATCTGTCTCTGTGTGCACAAACATAGCGTAATAAGACAGTATCGGAGCTTATTAACATGGTAAGTGAATAACATTCTCAATACGATTTGTTTGCCATAAAAGGCGTTCATTTAAATCAATGGTTCAATGAAAGAAGAATCCCAAGAGTTTCCTCATCAGATGAGGAAGGTTTCCCCACATCAGATGCGGCTTGGCTCTATTTATTAGCgagcaacaacttgatttgggTGAGTTCGTTCATCTTGAGTATAACTTGAAGCAACACTAAGAACACAAGGACAGGAATCTCAGAGAAACACATCAGGATGAGCGCTGAACTGCCAAATGAAAATTTTATTGAAGGAACAACCACCTTTATATCCTCTCAAAAAAAAGGCCAACAAGAACCAGAAGGTGGAACGGCACACGTAGTGCCTACAAATACAGGCGGCCATCTGGAAAATTTATCTCACGCTTGTTAAACTGAGTGAATCTGCGCTGACACATTTATCTTCTGCTGTAGCAATGCAGTCACATTGTgcaatttaactttcttttcttgctttttccgTGCTTCAGAAACCTAGTGTCACTGAACATTGGACTACATGCGCATCTGTTGCAATGCACAGCTAAATGGCTATCGTACCAGTATTTTACATTGTTTGTATGCTGCATTGCTCTATAATTAAAACGTTGCCCTGTTTATCCGATGTATACTCTTCCTCAACATTGCGGTATCTCGTAAACAACGTTACAGGCGCACTTGTTGAATTTCGATTCGTGTTTCGGGCTAAATGGCTGGCATTTCCAATGTTTCATTGCAATGGTCAGCTTCGAAAGCATGCAGGGGCGGAAAACACTAGGTTCACTTGGTGCCTGTTGGCGACTTTCTGTAGAATTaaagcaggaaaaagaaaagagaccaCATAATACCATGTGTTCACAGGTTACACCTTAATTATTTAAAAAGGCTACAGACTTCAGCAGTTGCGTCGGCTGCCATCCCATTTACTTCAGCAGAAGGAGGCTCTCGCGTCGGACACCAATGTGGCGCTGAATCCAAAGATTTTCATTCGTCCGTGCTCATTCGTCAGTGCGACCGATCGCCGTCGCTACTAATATGTCCGCAATGTGGATTAATGATAATAATGTTCTGTTGCGAAAAATTCTAAAACAGGACGTTCTTGTGAATGAGGGCCCAGGGTCCGAATTCACAATGATTTTCTTTCGTAAGCtgctgcttctttattttttggcggtggccggtcgccttcgctattgccgcgtctaccaaaagcatTGACTAGAATTTTAAGTTGCGAATAATTCTGACACCAGAGCCTTTTGTGACCACAAGCCCTGCTTCTAGGCGAAGCGCATGTTATCGCTGTCGTCCGCTACAGTACTCTGTCCTTCGtactctcaaatgcaagaaataatgCCCATCACTCAATCATTTTACAGCAATAAACATGACCCAACTGTGGCATTTCCTGCGGCACTGAACGCATTTCTTGCGACTGCACCAGGCTCGTGCAGCAGACAACGTGATCTTATCATGTAAAGGACCCATATtcgcaaaagaaaagaagccTTTTAGGCTAGAAGTATTTGTCAAAGAATATAGGCAGGATACAATAAGAGAGCCCTGATTAGTCTTGATAACCTTGGGTTCTATAATGTGTGCGGAAACTTTGGGGCCAAAGTCCTATACCTTCCCTTCCTTGAGTAACTTTTCAACCTTAAGTGAGGAGTGCTTCATGTTATTTACCACGAATGACGAATAAAGGAAGCAATTGGGTATTCTGGTAGCTGCCTTCACCCGCCCGCACAAAAACAACCTTTTCGTTAGGTACGTAACATACTCCAGGCGTCCAAGCTCGGCGGCAATTCTTCTGGAGTGTCGAGCGAACGTCTTTATTCAGGTAAATAAGAGTACTTCGTAAAAATTTTACAGTAGAGGGCTTATATACAAACTCGTTCGCTTTTTCCCGATTTACGTTCAACGATAACGGACGTTAGCACACCTTCAGAAGGGCAACACGACGGCACCCATCAAAGGGGTTGCCGGTCGCTTCTAATATGGGCCAGTTTTCATGCGCATCGCCATACTGCTTAGGCAGTGGCGCCACCTATGATCTGTCCGCTTTCGACACCATGCAGGCTTGGTCAGATGCCCCCACTATCTTGCCAGCTATACAGCTTTAAGTTCGGCGGCAGTAGCTGGCAGTTGTTTTTGGATTTGTAGGGTGTACTTCGTATGACATATCATCCTCTAAATTAGAAATGGTTCTGTAAGGCGTACCGAAGTAATTTAACTTGGCAATGCTTGCAGTTTAGGCTGCCAGTGAGCTGGACGGCGCACACAGAGCAATGTGCTCGTGCGTGTTTGAGCTTgcaatgaacttgaaacatggGCTGTGTATTTCTATAAAAGAAAGTTATTTCACGAATGTGTCCTTACTGCAACGTTCTCCCTGtagttctaagctgtggtttTGCAGCAAGGTGCAGTGAAGTAACATGCGGCGACGATGGTATTAGGCGCCGTTATGCTACGAAATTACTTGAGCTGTTTATTTTGACAAACATTAAAATTGATATTTGCAGATACATTGAGCGTATTGCAAATGCATTGAGCCTTTGTTGGACCCTTGTTGTTCCGGAGAAATAATTTTGGTTAGTTATAACAGCCTACAATAAAGTGTTAAGCATATTTGTCGAGCGGCTGAGTGGGGAACTGCGGACTGCGCATGCGTCCGAAGCAGCGGTAGCTGCTGGGTTATAGATCTATCTTTTCTATCGCGCGTGGACCGAGCATGCGGTACGACCATGCCTGGTTTTACTGCACCATTAGCCCATGCTTCTTTTTCCTGTAACAGATAGTCACCAAACGGGCCGATGACCACCCTAGACAAGTGACTCAAACTGTATAAGCCGCAAAGCGATGAAAGCAGATTTCTGTGTTTTTCTTCGGTGTTGTTTGGCCCGTGCTAACGACAGAGTTATGCATTTTACAAAAATTATGGGCTAACGAATAGCCACCgcattttttttatgcaaccGCATTTGGTTATTACTGCTCTACAGGACAACGAGCTAATGCCGAAACACAAAGCTTAAACGTATTATGTTGTCCGGCAGTatatgttgctgggctagtcggttcatattgctgagtagaccataaataggATCGCTTTGGCGCCAACAAAGGCGTTCCCCTTGTTCCCTTCcatccttccttgtttgcgccaaggGGATCATACTTATGGTCTACTTACGGTCTACTCAACGACACATCATATTTAATTTGCATGCAAAAAGAAGGCTTTTTGACAGCCGGCTGTGATTAGGGTGTTGCGCGATTGAAGCGATTTGGTATGTTGCGCAGTCGCCTGCGTGTATATATGCTTGTTATGAAATAGAGAATTAACAGTCGAAAGTTGATACTCCCCTTATTTtcttccgtccttccttgttcGCGCCAAAGCGATCATATTAATGGGCTACTGAGCTGTATTAAGTTGGTTTATAAAATACAGTGATCGCTATGTTAAGCCACACCATTGACCTACTGCAGGAggctaatgtggacatatcacaGCAGATTCAAAATGCGTGATTACGATATGGCTGaatgatgcaaatattctataacgTTTGGCGCCTAGATTTTCCGAGGTCGCTTGGGCTGACTCAACACGAGCACTGTTATATCTCAATTCTCATGCCGAGCGATCAGACAACTAGAAGATATTCTAATCCACGCTGCTAATTTGCAGACACCGCTACTCTTGACCGAGTGGGAACGGATACAGCGGAAATAGTTCACAACATTTACACACACCGCAGTTGGTGACGCAAGTCACATTTTCATGCAGTAAAGAGAAATTTCTGCATGCTGCAGTTACTGCTACACCCAAGGGCTGGCTTAACGACGACCTTGTATGAATTGACATTATGTAATTTTTCTCATAGAATGAGCTATGTGATTTTCAATCGTTCCGCACTCCGTGATGGACGTGGAAGTTGTAGTCCTGCACCGTTTCGTGCTTTGGTTCTCAACTTATAGCTGTTCAGCTTTATATTTCCACCTTGACGTTTCAACCGCGAGGCGTTAGTGATCCTCAGATC
This window contains:
- the LOC135905792 gene encoding neuropeptide CCHamide-1 receptor-like, with protein sequence MADVPESYDMLSTSTLGPLVANMTSVTLRVSRDQSVSRTYSNTTPTSHLNLTTGHGDSEEFVPYEQRLETYVVPTLFAFIFLVGLLGNGTLILVFLRNRTMRSVPNIYIMSLSVGDFIVIAGTVPFISTIYILDSWPYGLFLCKLSEFLRDVSISVTVLTLTVLSIDRYVAIAMPLLNHKGRRHTRRTITIMLTVAVWMIAVLLAIPGAHFSFVMEVEATPELRYSVCYPFPPEMWPWYPKLMVLMKFLVQYAIPLMIIGTFYCLMARQLIRTSRTHLTQPGCGGVAQLKQMKARVKVAKIALAFVVLFAVCFFPNHVFMMWYYFAPDAPSHYNSFWHVWKIMGYVMTFVNSCLNPIALYLVSGVFRNHFKHYLFCSRRAASGVHSRNNSYSFRTIHSSSMSKCTASTKI